In Astyanax mexicanus isolate ESR-SI-001 chromosome 5, AstMex3_surface, whole genome shotgun sequence, a single window of DNA contains:
- the LOC103031216 gene encoding immunoglobulin-like and fibronectin type III domain-containing protein 1, with amino-acid sequence MWKKKSKLSDPTAVGQAGIKKKSKVPGVMITQFVEDIPEGKSHPDFTRKPIALTIQEGKLAIFKAIVIGDPAPTVTWSRNNGDVSDPKKYQTKFDPVSREHTIEMPNVSPEQADTYKCFASNEFGKASVTVVLNVIEVGYKKDKAQKAVLSDPNDFKMALKRKSKVRPKTEQKKEGEIDPKFWEILLSADKKDYERICAEYGVTDFRWMLKKLNEMKKEREEEQAQFVKSISNLKHIEVKGEGIASFEVDLDLIDPCSKVFVYKDGEMIECSREMEMEIKHSLKQVGKKFVFSIRDLLPDDAGLYQIDVEDVNMFSTEFKIPQVDFLVKIQEVKAMEREDAVFECVLSNPFSKIMWVGKNVPLENGEKYEISVSEDKLVHRLVVKDCMQVDKGIYAAVAGIKSCNAWLLVEADNDPNLHGKKKSRKATQAGGSGLDLGKIAADQQAKLEKERAERIEAAKTATADTDTAGGGAGDGGASSNSGYGSGSGSSAGSGSSAGSGSKPVCSSGSSSGGHSGAGTVKTGDTSGHTGRGDDGPLSADTGDTDGKVHLTSGLSDVYAVRGKPVELVCKLNNSKVDGDWSKDGEKLSSKGGVTISKDGGTHKLTIQSCKDSDSGQYEFAAGDCKTSGMLTVGDAPEFDADELHKFSKPVVVKTGQNASFKMVFPPQDSLQIKWFKDGSELMDGGGVKVVKEANYSRLQIKDCLESDAGEIKIQLKNTFGTVEALSRLIVLGKPGAPKGPVEVLESTASVIELQWKPPSDDGGSAVTNYIIERQQAGQSLWKKMGDVSGDRVTFRDRNVSHGKRYTYRIYAENNEGIGKPLETDSIMAGTLIYPGQPAAPKVVSAFKNCINLEWSPPEKDGGTKILGYQLEKRKKDTNQWVALNSVNEPIEALKYAVKEVSEGSEYEFRVSAINASGAGEPSQPSSMVCAKNPNLKPHFKDPQDFMVVRAGNSARIKIDYEASPPPEIQWLKDNEPVSSWFNIVNIEGSSMLIIPSSQRSDSGIYTIVAKNSSGKTSFDIEVRVTDEPKRPGPVALEQVVHGRVIITWAPSPDEELDDRVHYMIAAHDSSCRVWRPIADRLFCTTYTTNVQSGQEYHFKVYAKNDVGLSEPSESPTWGVNNSKASTFTSLPAMITFERPPSILVPLKVHTPPKGYQCFMTCAVRGCPTPYVSWYLDNICINSNKHYYITNAHGVCSMYILRVQPDDGGEYKVVAVNSFGKAECSTKLKVKD; translated from the exons ATGTGGAAGAAAAAATCAAAGCTGTCGGATCCAACTGCAGTAGGCCAag cggGCATTAAGAAGAAGTCCAAAGTGCCTGGTGTGATGATCACCCAATTTGTGGAAGACATCCCAGAAGGGAAATCTCATCCAGACTTCACCCGTAAACCCATTGCTCTGACCATTCAAGAAG GCAAACTAGCCATTTTCAAGGCTATTGTCATAGGTGATCCTGCCCCTACTGTCACATGGTCCAGAAATAATGGCGATGTCTCCGACCCAAAGAAATATCAAACTAAGTTTGATCCTGTTTCTCGAGAACACACAATTGAG ATGCCAAATGTATCACCAGAGCAAGCAGATACCTACAAATGTTTTGCAAGTAATGAGTTTGGAAAGGCATCCGTCACTGTTGTTTTGAACGTCATTGAAG TGGGATACAAAAAGGACAAAGCCCAGAAAGCAGTTC taagtgATCCAAATGACTTCAAGATGGCACTAAAAAGGAAAAG TAAAGTGCGTCCAAAGACGGAACAGAAAAAAGAGGGCGAGATCGACCCAAAGTTCTGGGAGATTTTGCTCAGTGCTGATAAGAAAGACTATGAGCGAATTTGTGCTGAGTATGGAGTGACTGACTTCAGGTGGATGCTGAAAAAACTCAACGAAATGAAAAAAGAACGAGAGGAGGAGCAAGCCCAG TTTGTCAAAAGCATCTCTAACTTGAAGCACATTGAAGTCAAAGGTGAAGGCATAGCATCGTTTGAAGTTGACCTGGACCTTATAGATCCTTGTAGCAAGGTTTTTGTCTACAAG GACGGAGAGATGATTGAGTGCTCCAgagaaatggaaatggaaataaaGCACAGCCTGAAACAAGTGGGCAAGAAGTTTGTGTTCTCCATCAGAGACCTTCTACCCGATGATGCCGGCCTTTATCAGATAGACGTTGAGGATGTGAATATGTTCTCCACAGAATTTAAGA TTCCACAGGTGGACTTCTTGGTGAAGATTCAGGAGGTTAAGGCCATGGAGAGGGAAGATGCtgtatttgagtgtgttttgTCCAACCCCTTCTCCAAAATCATGTGGGTGGGAAAGAATGTTCCTCTGGAAAATGGAGAGAAGTATGAGATTTCCGTGTCCGAGGACAAACTAGTTCACAGACTTGTGGTGAAGGACTGCATGCAGGTGGATAAAGGCATCTATGCTGCCGTGGCTGGAATCAAATCTTGTAATGCCTGGCTTTTAGTTGAAG ctgacaatgacccaaatctgCATGGCAAAAAGAAATCCAGAAAAGCAACACAAGCTGGAGGATCAGGACTGGACCTGGGGAAGATTGCAGCAGATCAGCAGGCCaagctggagaaagagagagcagagaggaTTGAGGCGGCCAAAACAGCCACAGCAGATACAGACacagcaggaggaggagcaggagatgGAGGAGCTAGTAGCAACTCTGGATATGGATCTGGATCCGGCTCCAGCGCTGGATCCGGCTCCAGTGCTGGATCTGGATCTAAACCTGTCTGTAGTTCTGGTTCTAGTTCTGGGGGTCATTCTGGAGCAGGGACGGTGAAAACTGGAGACACTTCTGGACACACTGGGCGCGGAGATGATGGACCACTTAGTGCGGACACTGGAGACACAG ATGGAAAAGTGCACCTGACCAGCGGACTGTCGGATGTTTATGCAGTTCGTGGAAAGCCAGTAGAACTGGTCTGCAAACTGAACAATAGTAAGGTTGATGGAGATTGGTCGAAAGATGGGGAAAAG CTTTCCTCTAAAGGTGGAGTAACTATATCCAAGGATGGTGGAACACATAAACTGACTATCCAAAGCTGCAAGGATTCTGACTCAGGCCAATATGAGTTTGCAGCAGGTGACTGTAAAACCAGTGGGATGCTGACAGTTGGAG ATGCTCCAGAATTTGATGCTGATGAATTGCACAAGTTCTCCAAACCTGTGGTTGTGAAGACTGGCCAGAACGCATCCTTTAAGATGGTGTTCCCGCCACAGGATTCCTTGCAGATCAAGTGGTTTAAGGATGGTTCTGAGCTGATGGATGGTGGTGGGGTGAAAGTGGTGAAAGAAGCAAATTATAGTCGCCTTCAAATAAAAGACTGCCTGGAATCAGATGCGGGAGAAATTAAAATCCAGCTTAAAAACACTTTTGGTACTGTTGAGGCTTTGTCCAGACTAATAGTGCTAG GAAAGCCCGGTGCACCAAAAGGTCCAGTAGAGGTGCTGGAAAGCACTGCTTCTGTAATTGAACTCCAGTGGAAGCCACCGAGCGATGACGGTGGCTCAGCAGTAACCAACTACATTATTGAGCGTCAGCAAGCAGGCCAAAGTTTGTGGAAAAAGATGGGGGACGTTTCAGGAGATCGAGTGACCTTCAGAGACAGAAATGTGTCCCATGGCAAGAGATACACCTACCGCATATATGCAGAGAATAATGAGGGGATTGGTAAACCACTGGAGACTGACAGCATCATGGCTGGCACTTTAA TCTATCCTGGCCAACCAGCTGCTCCTAAGGTGGTTAGCGCATTTAAGAACTGCATTAATCTGGAGTGGAGTCCTCCGGAGAAGGATGGAGGAACAAAAATTCTGGGTTACCAGCTGGAGAAACGCAAGAAAGACACAAACCAATGGGTTGCTTTAAACTCAGTTAATGAACCAATTgaag cTCTGAAATATGCTGTGAAGGAGGTATCAGAAGGATCAGAATACGAGTTCAGAGTGTCAGCTATTAACGCCTCTGGAGCTGGAGAACCCAGTCAACCTTCATCGATGGTCTGCGCTAAAAATCCCAACT taaaacCACATTTCAAAGATCCCCAAGACTTCATGGTTGTAAGAGCAGGAAACTCTGCCAGAATAAAAATTGATTATGAG GCTTCCCCACCACCAGAAATCCAGTGGCTGAAGGATAATGAACCTGTCTCTTCATGGTTCAACATCGTCAACATTGAGGGCTCATCAATGCTCATCATACCCAGCTCACAGCGCTCAGACTCGGGCATCTACACCATCGTGGCAAAAAACTCCAGCGGGAAGACGAGTTTTGACATAGAGGTTAGAGTAACAG ATGAGCCCAAGAGACCAGGTCCAGTGGCACTGGAACAGGTGGTCCACGGTAGGGTCATCATCACCTGGGCTCCGTCCCCAGATGAGGAGCTTGATGACCGAGTGCACTACATGATTGCCGCACATGACTCCAGCTGCCGTGTATGGCGCCCAATAGCTGATCGGCTTTTCTGCACAACCTACACCACCAATGTCCAATCAGGGCAAGAGTACCACTTCAAAGTCTACGCCAAGAACGACGTGGGATTATCTGAGCCGTCAGAATCACCAACATGGGGAGTCAACAACAGCAAAG CTTCAACATTTACGTCTCTACCCGCCATGATCACCTTTGAGAGACCACCCTCCATTCTGGTTCCTCTGAAAGTTCATACTCCACCAAAGGGCTATCAATGCTTCATGACTTGTGCAGTTCGCGGCTGCCCTACACCCTACGTGTCCTGGTACCTCGACAACATCTGCATCAACTCTAATAAGCATTACTACATCACCAACGCTCACGGAGTTTGCTCCATGTACATCCTCAGAGTGCAGCCTGATGACGGCGGCGAGTACAAAGTGGTGGCAGTCAACTCTTTTGGGAAAGCAGAGTGCTCCACAAAACTTAAAGTAAAAG attgA